A genomic region of Alistipes megaguti contains the following coding sequences:
- a CDS encoding prokaryotic E2 ligase family D protein: protein MIDSNELTRKIKTPLNPRAALIAYASENDRNFFLEIREIDDRGNMTEGRPVTLEFMNTLVKGYSERHSTTPYGKIPDNLLYCDPRKGSERYVWYNPPHKRMMFFSPALKIENAEYYLPGVIYEAGEHGMRIYAYKENVPGPDTVLYAAPFFNVTGSSVCLGNARIELPKDLTYEKLLQYWERKFWLTEFTHLGGNGNPTRSNLVLVTKAARDRDFNLDELKQLNNMKLKDILK, encoded by the coding sequence ATGATAGACAGCAACGAACTGACCAGAAAAATCAAGACGCCGCTCAACCCCAGGGCGGCACTGATTGCCTATGCCTCGGAGAATGACAGGAACTTTTTCCTTGAAATCCGTGAAATTGACGACCGGGGAAACATGACGGAAGGAAGACCGGTAACCCTGGAATTCATGAACACGCTCGTGAAGGGATATTCGGAAAGACACAGCACCACTCCATATGGAAAGATACCCGACAACCTGTTGTATTGCGACCCGCGCAAGGGCAGCGAGAGATACGTGTGGTACAACCCTCCGCACAAGAGGATGATGTTCTTCAGCCCCGCGCTCAAAATAGAAAACGCGGAATATTACCTGCCGGGAGTGATCTATGAGGCCGGAGAACACGGAATGAGAATCTATGCCTACAAGGAAAATGTTCCCGGACCGGATACCGTGCTGTACGCCGCGCCCTTCTTCAACGTGACAGGTTCCAGCGTATGTCTGGGAAACGCCAGGATAGAGCTGCCGAAGGACCTGACCTATGAGAAGCTGCTGCAGTACTGGGAAAGGAAATTCTGGCTTACGGAATTCACCCACCTGGGAGGGAACGGGAACCCGACAAGGTCAAACCTCGTGCTGGTGACAAAGGCGGCACGGGACAGGGACTTCAACCTCGACGAACTGAAGCAACTGAACAACATGAAACTTAAAGACATACTGAAATGA
- a CDS encoding PRTRC system ThiF family protein → MKRVHYIDNYLINPQHPVTVNLIGAGGTGSQVLTCLARLDTALRGLGHPGLFITVYDSDIVTEANIGRQLFSPSDIGLNKAQCLVTRMNNFFGNDWKAVPDIYPAALKDARRDNLANITITCTDNIKSRIDLWNILKAVPVSEYRSHETPLYWMDFGNTQDTGQVVLGTVPKKIRQPESKLYETVESLKVITRYVKYAKVKEKDSGPSCSLAEALEKQDLFINSTLAQLGCNILWKMFRNGMIEHYGLYLNLSTLKMNPIPV, encoded by the coding sequence ATGAAAAGAGTACATTACATCGACAACTATCTCATAAACCCGCAGCATCCGGTAACGGTAAACCTTATCGGAGCGGGAGGAACAGGCTCGCAGGTACTTACCTGCCTGGCCAGACTTGACACGGCACTGAGGGGACTCGGACACCCCGGGCTGTTTATAACCGTGTATGATTCCGACATCGTGACGGAGGCCAACATCGGGCGACAGCTCTTCAGCCCCTCGGACATCGGCCTGAACAAGGCACAGTGTCTTGTCACACGCATGAACAACTTCTTCGGCAACGACTGGAAGGCGGTACCGGACATCTATCCGGCAGCCCTGAAGGACGCTAGACGGGATAATCTGGCCAACATAACGATCACCTGCACGGACAACATAAAGTCACGTATCGACCTGTGGAACATACTGAAAGCCGTGCCGGTATCGGAATACAGAAGCCACGAGACGCCCCTGTACTGGATGGACTTTGGGAATACACAGGACACGGGACAGGTCGTCCTCGGAACCGTACCGAAAAAAATCAGGCAGCCGGAATCCAAGCTGTACGAAACGGTGGAGTCACTGAAAGTGATTACCCGCTACGTGAAATACGCGAAAGTAAAGGAGAAAGACTCGGGACCGAGCTGCTCACTGGCAGAGGCCCTGGAAAAGCAGGACCTGTTCATCAACTCCACATTGGCACAGCTCGGCTGCAACATCCTGTGGAAAATGTTCCGCAACGGCATGATCGAGCATTACGGGCTGTACCTGAACCTTTCTACCTTGAAAATGAATCCGATACCTGTCTGA